DNA sequence from the Pedobacter schmidteae genome:
TGGAAGGGCTGTCAGAGTTGCGTGAACTTCGAAATATTAAAAATGAAGGAGCGTAAAAACTGTATGTGCACAGCAATGTTATACGATCCTGTTGAGCAAAAGCATGATGCCGCAAAGAAATTTGCTGAGGAACTACATAAAAACCCAACCTTGTATGAGCGCTTCATGAGCATCAAACAAAGACTGGTACTCAAGGCAAAGCCACAAAATAAAAAAGGCCTGAAATCCTTGTTTCTATTGTTTAGTATTTTATTTAAATAGCTGTTATATTAAGATGAAGAAGAAAGTTGTTTTAGCGTTTAGCGGAGGTTTAGATACCTCGTTTTGTTGTATTTACCTTGCTCAGGACCGCGGACTTGAAGTACATTCTGTAATTGTAAATACAGGTGGTTTTTCTGAAGAGGAGCTGAAGGAAATAGAAAGGCGTGCTTATGCGCTGGGTGTGGCTTCTCATGCTGTAGTTGATGAAACTACAAATTATTATAACGGCTGTATTAAATATCTGATTTTTGGTAATGTATTAAAAAATGCCACTTATCCGCTTTCGGTTAGTGCCGAGCGCGTAAGCCAGGCAACGGCCATTGCCAATTATGTTAAAAAGATAGGTGCAGATTATGTAGCCCATGGTAGTACCGGTGCCGGAAATGACCAGGTACGTTTTGACATGATCTTTAACATCATTATCCCTAATGTAGAGATCATTACACCAATCAGAGATCTGAAATTATCCCGCGAAGCGGAAATAGAATATTTAAATGCCCATGGTGTGGAATACAGTGCTGCAAAAGCCAGATATTCCATTAACAAGGGACTATGGGGTACTTCGGTGGGTGGTCAGGAAACTTTAACCTCGCACCAAAGCCTGCCAGAAGAAGCCTGGCCAACCCAGGTTTCGGAAAGCAATCCACGCAAACTGGAACTGAACTTTGAAAAAGGTGAGCTGGTAGGTATAGACGGTGAAACGCTGACCCCCGTAGCAGCTATTCAGAAATTACAAGCTATTGCCCAACCTTATGGAATAGGAAGGGATATTCATGTGGGTGATACCATTATTGGCATAAAAGGACGCGTAGGTTTTGAAGCTGCGGCCCCGATTGTGATCATTAAGGCACATCATACACTGGAAAAACACACTTTAACCAAGTGGCAATTGTCCTGGAAAGAGCAATTGTCTACTTTTTATGGCAACTGGCTGCACGAAGGCCAGTTTCATGACCCAATTATGCGCAATATAGAAGCCTTTTTAGCCGATACCCAAAAAGTAGTGAGCGGAAAAGTATTTGTAGAATTGCTGCCTTACCGTTTCAATATCATTGGCATTGAGTCGGATCACGACTTAATGAGTAATAAATTTGGTAGTTATGGCGAAATGAATAATGCCTGGAGCGGTGAAGATGTAAAAGGATTCTCTAAAATTTTTGGCAATCAGGTGATGATCTGGCATAAAGTGAACGGTCATGAAGATTAAAGCGGGAATAGTTGGTGGGGCCGGATATACCGGTGGCGAGATGTTACGCATCCTGATCAACCATCCGTCTGTAGACATTAAGTTTGTTCATAGCAACAGCAATGCCGGAAACCTGATCTCTGATGTACATACCGATCTTTTTGGAGATACCAGCCTTCGTTTTACCAATGAACTTTCGGCAGATATTGACGTTTTGTTTTTATGTGTAGGACATGGCGACGCAAAGAAGTTTCTGGAAAGCAATGACATCAGCAGGTCAATCAAGATCATTGATTTAAGTCAGGATTACCGCCTGAAAGCAAATGCAGGTACCAGCTGGGTTTATGGCTTGCCTGAAATGAACAGGGCTGAAATTA
Encoded proteins:
- the argG gene encoding argininosuccinate synthase, with product MKKKVVLAFSGGLDTSFCCIYLAQDRGLEVHSVIVNTGGFSEEELKEIERRAYALGVASHAVVDETTNYYNGCIKYLIFGNVLKNATYPLSVSAERVSQATAIANYVKKIGADYVAHGSTGAGNDQVRFDMIFNIIIPNVEIITPIRDLKLSREAEIEYLNAHGVEYSAAKARYSINKGLWGTSVGGQETLTSHQSLPEEAWPTQVSESNPRKLELNFEKGELVGIDGETLTPVAAIQKLQAIAQPYGIGRDIHVGDTIIGIKGRVGFEAAAPIVIIKAHHTLEKHTLTKWQLSWKEQLSTFYGNWLHEGQFHDPIMRNIEAFLADTQKVVSGKVFVELLPYRFNIIGIESDHDLMSNKFGSYGEMNNAWSGEDVKGFSKIFGNQVMIWHKVNGHED